From Quercus lobata isolate SW786 chromosome 1, ValleyOak3.0 Primary Assembly, whole genome shotgun sequence, one genomic window encodes:
- the LOC115994750 gene encoding uncharacterized protein LOC115994750, giving the protein MSDSNSSNSVPIIQPWEKSSSPYFWSNSDNPGVLLVVQYLTEDNYSIWSRAILIALDVKSKIGFIDGSLLKLQSVDHPLYTAWIFSQSVVYFKTAREVWLDLQHRFSQGNGPHIFELRQEICSLAQEDLSISSYYTKFKSLWQELLDYRNCSCGHQAEDCVMSFLMGLNETYTIVRGQILLMDPIPSMGKVFSLLIQDEKQRKVGKKNSIESSALAVKANGSSKSFNKAKSGKPQCTHCGVSGHVVDKCYKLYGYPPGYKFKNKGSQATSFANNFVVADASLNESVNLTHLEYQQLLSLLNSHSHFGTQAPPGGGSDTRQVANIITQPTITL; this is encoded by the exons ATGAGTGATAGCAATTCAAGTAACTCGGTCCCAATCATTCAGCCATGGGAAAAGTCCTCTAGCCCATATTTTTGGTCCAATAGTGACAATCCTGGTGTGTTATTAGTTGTACAATATCTCACTGAGGATAACTACAGCATCTGGAGTAGGGCTATTCTCATAGCTCTGGATGTCAAATCTAAAATAGGTTTCATTGATGGGTCTCTGTTGAAGCTTCAATCTGTGGATCATCCTCTCTACACTGCTTG gaTCTTTAGTCAAAGTGTGGTTTATTTCAAGACAGCTAGGGAGGTTTGGTTGGACTTACAACACAGATTCTCTCAAGGCAATGGACCACACATTTTTGAGTTAAGACAAGAAATTTGCTCTTTAGCACAAGAGGATTTGAGCATCAGTAGCTACTACACCAAGTTTAAGTCATTGTGGCAAGAACTTTTAGATTATAGAAATTGTTCTTGTGGTCATCAGGCAGAAGACTGTGTTATGTCTTTTCTGATGGGCCTCAATGAAACTTATACCATAGTTAGAGGGCAAATTCTACTGATGGATCCCATTCCTTCCATGGGCAAGGTATTTTCTCTCTTGATTCAAgatgagaaacaaagaaaggtTGGCAAGAAGAATTCCATTGAGTCTTCTGCTCTAGCAGTCAAGGCTAATGGTTCTAGCAAGTCATTCAATAAAGCTAAGTCTGGCAAACCACAATGCACTCATTGTGGTGTTTCGGGCCATGTTGTTGACAAGTGCTACAAGCTTTACGGGTACCCCCCTGGTTATAAGTTCAAGAACAAGGGTTCACAAGCTACTTCTTTTGCCAATAATTTTGTAGTAGCTGATGCTTCTCTTAATGAAAGTGTCAACTTGACTCATTTAGAGTATCAACAATTACTTAGCTTGCTAAATTCCCATAGTCACTTTGGTACACAAGCACCACCAGGAGGAGGTTCTGACACACGCCAAGTTGCCAATATTATCACTCAGCCTACCATTACTCTTTAG